A single Micromonospora sp. CCTCC AA 2012012 DNA region contains:
- a CDS encoding sensor histidine kinase encodes MTVAGVLAPLVRGSTWRRAVFLLLGGVLLLPYALIAAAFAQLLTNQDVPRPLAAGLLLVAVVLAVVPVFLAGSRALEVAAARALLGADLPEPAAGHRLDRETRLRSALWIALHLVSGGLVLFAAISAFPMALVFIAQQFGLRTGPPEAFGVGPLAGHAPGWTALAGVLLLVGLGYAVAGLGALAASMAPVLLGPSQGERIAALEARAARLAERNRLARELHDSVGHALTVATLQAAAARELLDADPGFARRALRAIEETSRHAMEDLDHVLGLLRESDGGVRGSAGTAPQRTLSQLDRLVADTRAAGLTVESRVSGPLVELPAAVSREGYRIVQEGLTNAARYGRGPVTLRVDVPEKEPDGPGRWLEIELVNAVRGATGPGRGGRGLDGMRERVLLLGGRITAGPEGDRWQVRVRLPVAGKDGTR; translated from the coding sequence GTGACGGTTGCGGGGGTGCTGGCGCCGCTGGTGCGGGGGAGCACGTGGCGACGGGCCGTGTTCCTGCTCCTCGGCGGGGTGCTGCTGCTGCCGTACGCGCTGATCGCGGCGGCCTTCGCGCAACTGCTGACCAACCAGGACGTACCCCGGCCGCTGGCCGCCGGGCTGCTGCTGGTGGCCGTGGTGCTCGCGGTCGTGCCGGTCTTCCTGGCCGGCAGCCGGGCGCTGGAGGTGGCTGCCGCGCGGGCGCTGCTCGGCGCGGACCTGCCCGAGCCGGCGGCCGGTCACCGGCTGGACCGGGAGACCCGGCTGCGCTCCGCGCTCTGGATCGCCCTGCACCTGGTCAGCGGGGGGCTGGTGCTCTTCGCGGCGATCAGCGCGTTCCCGATGGCGCTGGTCTTCATCGCCCAGCAGTTCGGCCTGCGCACCGGCCCGCCGGAGGCGTTCGGCGTCGGTCCGCTGGCCGGTCACGCCCCGGGCTGGACGGCACTGGCCGGGGTGCTGCTGCTGGTCGGGCTGGGATACGCGGTCGCCGGGCTGGGTGCGTTGGCCGCCTCGATGGCGCCCGTGCTGCTCGGCCCGTCGCAGGGGGAGCGGATCGCCGCCCTGGAGGCGCGGGCCGCCCGGCTCGCCGAACGGAACCGGCTGGCCCGGGAGTTGCACGACTCCGTCGGGCACGCGCTGACCGTGGCCACCCTCCAGGCCGCCGCTGCCCGGGAGCTGCTCGACGCGGATCCCGGGTTCGCCCGGCGGGCGCTGCGCGCCATCGAGGAGACCAGCCGGCACGCGATGGAGGACCTGGACCACGTGCTGGGGCTGCTCCGGGAGAGCGACGGCGGCGTGCGCGGCTCCGCCGGCACCGCGCCGCAGCGCACCCTGAGCCAGCTCGACCGGCTGGTCGCCGACACCCGGGCCGCCGGCCTGACCGTGGAGTCGCGGGTCAGCGGTCCGCTCGTCGAGCTGCCGGCGGCGGTGTCCCGGGAGGGCTACCGGATCGTGCAGGAGGGCCTCACCAACGCCGCCCGTTACGGCCGTGGCCCGGTGACGCTCCGGGTCGACGTGCCTGAGAAGGAGCCGGACGGGCCCGGTCGGTGGTTGGAGATCGAGCTGGTCAACGCGGTGCGCGGCGCGACCGGGCCGGGGCGCGGCGGACGCGGCCTGGACGGCATGCGGGAGCGGGTGCTGCTGCTCGGCGGGCGGATCACCGCCGGCCCGGAGGGGGACCGCTGGCAGGTCCGGGTGCGGCTGCCGGTGGCCGGGAAGGACGGTACGAGGTGA
- a CDS encoding hemerythrin domain-containing protein, with translation MDDITALILDDHAAFRRGFARLDDARDDDELLAIWDALSLHLDIHAEAEETILYPHLVRHGDDGEEETEDAIGDHNKIRDAIAEAKRHPVGSDEWWAAVWTARRENSEHLAEEEDEALPDFRRHAGVELRAELGARWLTFYGEHRGGRNLTFSDKDPSGYVADHR, from the coding sequence ATGGACGACATCACCGCGCTGATCCTCGACGACCACGCCGCCTTCCGACGCGGCTTCGCCCGGCTCGACGACGCCCGGGACGACGACGAGCTGCTGGCCATCTGGGATGCGCTCAGCCTGCACCTGGACATCCACGCCGAGGCGGAGGAGACGATCCTCTATCCGCACCTGGTCCGGCACGGCGACGACGGCGAGGAGGAGACCGAGGACGCCATCGGCGACCACAACAAGATCCGGGACGCGATCGCCGAGGCGAAGCGGCACCCGGTCGGCTCGGACGAGTGGTGGGCGGCGGTCTGGACGGCCCGCCGGGAGAACAGCGAGCACCTCGCCGAGGAGGAGGACGAGGCGCTGCCCGACTTCCGCCGGCACGCCGGGGTGGAGCTGCGCGCCGAGCTGGGTGCGCGCTGGCTCACCTTCTACGGCGAGCACAGAGGCGGCCGGAACCTCACCTTCTCCGACAAGGACCCGTCGGGTTACGTGGCCGACCACCGCTGA
- a CDS encoding aldo/keto reductase, with the protein MRFVPLDTPKPISKIGLGTWQFGSKEWGYGPDYERRAADIVRRALDLGVTLFDTAELYGFGRSERILGAALRPRQSGASDTAPRPGAAVGDDLAKVVVASKIFPVLPIAPVVQQRAVASAARLGVSSIDLYQVHQPNPVVADTTTMRGMRALQDVGLVGEVGVSNYNLRRWRFAEAALGRRVLSNQVRYSMIDRAPEEDLIPYAEQAGRIVIAYSPLAQGFLSGRYDAKNPPSGAVRRANPYFLPENLERGTELIATLREVAGAHDATPSQIALAYLLHHPNVVAIPGASSVEQMERNAAAAEIDLADDEYAALGAAARQFRPITGLAAVPKLIRARTGK; encoded by the coding sequence ATGCGATTCGTCCCGCTCGACACCCCGAAGCCCATTTCCAAGATCGGTCTCGGCACCTGGCAGTTCGGCTCGAAGGAGTGGGGCTACGGCCCCGACTACGAGCGCCGGGCGGCGGACATCGTCCGGCGCGCGCTCGACCTCGGCGTCACCCTCTTCGACACCGCCGAGCTGTACGGCTTCGGCCGCAGCGAGCGGATCCTCGGCGCGGCGTTGCGACCACGCCAGTCCGGCGCGTCCGACACCGCGCCGCGACCTGGCGCAGCCGTCGGCGACGACCTGGCCAAGGTCGTCGTGGCCAGCAAGATCTTCCCGGTGCTCCCGATCGCCCCGGTGGTGCAGCAGCGCGCGGTCGCCTCCGCCGCCCGGCTCGGCGTCAGCAGCATCGACCTCTACCAGGTGCACCAGCCGAACCCGGTGGTCGCCGACACCACCACCATGCGCGGCATGCGGGCCCTCCAGGACGTCGGGCTGGTCGGCGAGGTCGGCGTCAGCAACTACAACCTGCGCCGGTGGCGCTTCGCCGAGGCCGCGCTGGGCCGCCGGGTGCTCAGCAACCAGGTCCGCTACAGCATGATCGACCGCGCTCCGGAGGAGGACCTGATCCCGTACGCGGAGCAGGCCGGCCGGATCGTCATCGCGTACAGCCCGCTCGCGCAGGGGTTCCTCTCCGGCCGGTACGACGCGAAGAACCCGCCCAGCGGGGCGGTGCGCCGGGCCAACCCGTACTTCCTGCCGGAGAACCTGGAACGCGGCACCGAACTGATCGCCACGCTGCGCGAGGTGGCCGGCGCGCACGACGCCACCCCCAGCCAGATCGCCCTGGCCTATCTGCTGCACCACCCGAACGTGGTGGCCATCCCCGGCGCCTCCAGCGTGGAGCAGATGGAACGCAACGCCGCCGCCGCCGAGATCGACCTCGCCGACGACGAGTACGCGGCCCTCGGTGCCGCCGCGCGGCAGTTCCGCCCGATCACCGGCCTCGCCGCCGTGCCGAAGCTGATCCGCGCCCGGACCGGGAAGTGA
- the mgrA gene encoding L-glyceraldehyde 3-phosphate reductase, with product MTYLAADERYDSMTYRRSGRSGLRLPAISLGLWHNFGPDRPFDRQRDIVRRAFDLGITHFDLANNYGPPPGAAEENFGRLLAGDLKPYRDELVISSKAGYDMWLGPYGEWGSRKYLISSLDQSLRRLGLDYVDIFYSHRFDPDTPLEETMGALDAVVRSGRALYVGISNYTSEQTTRAAAILRDLGTPLLIHQPSYSMLNRWTEDDGLLDTLEQVGAGCIAYSPLAQGLLTDRYLGGIPADSRVRTSVFLNESDLDAEKMATIRALGAIAERRGQSLAQLALAWALRDPRMTSLIIGASSVGQLEGNVAALDNLDLSAEELTEIDRHLG from the coding sequence GTGACCTACCTCGCGGCTGATGAGCGCTACGACTCGATGACCTACCGGCGCAGCGGACGCAGCGGGCTGCGCCTGCCGGCGATCTCCCTCGGGCTGTGGCACAACTTCGGGCCGGACCGGCCGTTCGACCGGCAGCGGGACATCGTCCGACGCGCCTTCGACCTCGGCATCACCCACTTCGACCTGGCCAACAACTACGGCCCGCCGCCCGGGGCGGCCGAGGAGAACTTCGGCCGGCTGCTCGCGGGCGACCTCAAGCCGTACCGGGACGAGCTGGTGATCTCCAGCAAGGCCGGCTACGACATGTGGCTCGGCCCGTACGGCGAGTGGGGCTCCCGCAAGTACCTGATCTCGTCGCTCGACCAGTCGCTGCGCCGGCTGGGGCTCGACTACGTCGACATCTTCTATTCGCACCGGTTCGACCCGGACACCCCGCTGGAGGAGACGATGGGCGCGCTCGACGCCGTCGTCCGCTCCGGCCGGGCGCTCTACGTGGGCATCTCCAACTACACCTCCGAGCAGACCACCCGGGCCGCCGCGATCCTCCGCGACCTCGGTACGCCCCTGCTGATCCACCAGCCGTCGTACTCGATGCTCAACCGCTGGACCGAGGACGACGGGCTGCTCGACACGCTGGAGCAGGTCGGCGCGGGCTGCATCGCGTACAGCCCGCTCGCGCAGGGCCTGCTCACCGACCGCTACCTGGGCGGCATCCCCGCCGACTCGCGGGTCCGCACCAGCGTCTTCCTCAACGAGAGCGACCTCGACGCGGAGAAGATGGCCACCATCCGGGCGCTCGGCGCGATCGCCGAACGGCGTGGCCAGTCACTGGCCCAGCTCGCGCTGGCCTGGGCGTTGCGCGACCCGCGGATGACCAGTCTGATCATCGGCGCCAGCAGCGTCGGGCAACTGGAGGGGAACGTCGCCGCGCTGGACAACCTCGACCTCAGCGCCGAGGAACTCACCGAGATCGACCGTCACCTGGGCTGA
- a CDS encoding lytic polysaccharide monooxygenase, which yields MAVRRMLAAVAAVAATLLVGAAPAAAHGASTTPMSRAAACGPEGGQATTPACRAAVAAGAAVREWDNIRVARVDGRDRERIPDGELCGGGLSAYQGLNLARADWPATELTAGAKFTFRYRTTIPHKGTFRLYVTTSSYDPTRRLAWSDLERKPFLTATDPPIRGGAYQMAGRLPTGRDGRHLIYVIWQNSDTQDTYYSCSDVVFRPAPGGAASARTRASAGPTATRGRAAGSTVRSAPADPAAGAGVPVAAVTDLGGVRWPLLGGAAAVVTVLLATVVGRRLRRAGTAPVGRPCGVRNHRAGRRRIW from the coding sequence ATGGCCGTACGCCGAATGCTCGCCGCCGTCGCGGCCGTCGCCGCGACCCTGCTCGTGGGCGCCGCTCCGGCCGCCGCGCACGGCGCCTCGACCACTCCGATGAGCCGGGCGGCGGCCTGCGGCCCGGAGGGCGGGCAGGCCACGACGCCGGCCTGCCGCGCGGCGGTCGCGGCCGGCGCGGCGGTACGCGAGTGGGACAACATCCGGGTCGCCCGGGTCGACGGGCGGGACCGGGAGCGGATCCCCGACGGTGAGCTGTGCGGCGGTGGGCTCTCCGCCTACCAGGGGCTGAACCTCGCCCGCGCCGACTGGCCCGCGACCGAGCTGACCGCCGGGGCGAAGTTCACCTTCCGCTACCGGACGACGATCCCGCACAAGGGGACGTTCCGGCTCTACGTCACCACCTCGTCCTACGACCCGACCCGGCGCCTGGCCTGGTCCGATCTGGAGCGGAAGCCGTTCCTGACGGCCACCGACCCGCCGATCCGCGGTGGGGCGTACCAGATGGCGGGTCGGCTGCCGACGGGGCGCGACGGGCGGCACCTGATCTATGTGATCTGGCAGAACTCCGACACCCAGGACACCTACTACTCCTGCTCGGACGTGGTGTTCCGGCCCGCCCCGGGCGGCGCCGCCTCGGCGCGCACCCGGGCGTCGGCCGGCCCGACGGCCACCCGGGGGCGCGCCGCCGGGTCCACCGTCCGGTCGGCCCCCGCCGACCCGGCGGCCGGGGCCGGGGTCCCGGTGGCGGCGGTGACCGACCTCGGCGGCGTCCGCTGGCCGCTGCTGGGCGGCGCCGCGGCGGTGGTCACGGTGCTCCTGGCGACCGTCGTCGGGCGGCGGCTGCGGCGCGCCGGCACCGCGCCGGTCGGCCGGCCCTGCGGGGTACGCAACCACCGCGCCGGCCGCCGCCGCATCTGGTGA
- a CDS encoding DUF4153 domain-containing protein → MSEPPSAPDSPRTAAAAGPGSGTPADFPPHLLVMPAVEGAPPAVAWPGPEGEPAWAIPVSVPPGTRGYAIFIPLVPVAGDTPSAVPMIPAQPTLGTRATTVGTTGTGAEASAGSVDAGPGVPVGTADAGAASGDAESGTATAPVVPAATGSAAADLSPAGSTVDPTGATTATPSEAPAPTGGTPTPTLPGPVLPPAQEVAARQQSGVPGPAPAPHPGHPAAPPYPGPAWGGLPPQYPQQWAPRPPKPRTSFLGAKWPGPKPATGRATPAAVLAGALGIAFFVPLSRTGIGWFLGWLVLTAGVLVAVRRHTADLPRGERLVRGGWAVAALALLAVLAFRNAWWLVTFCVLGALGCTALAIVGGRLVRSILFSLVATPFAAFRGLPWVRRHLRAPANAGMVGRVAGSVVATVLVLLVFGALLSSADAAFSQVLGAIVPEISAGAVFRGVFLAAVGGLIAVAAVYTLAAPPELSDVDRPTRRSLGLVEWAPPITALTALFAGFVAVQFTVLFGGQRHVLKTAGLSYAEYARSGFWQLLFVTLLTLAVLGGVSRWARRERPVERNLLRVLLGLLSVLSVVIVVSALARMYTYQKVYSFTGERIFVMAFELLLGAVFLMVLAAGIRWRGRWIPGTTVGLAVVMLLSLAVLNPEDYAARRNIVRYEQAGKIDAWYLRALSADATPALTKLPDPVRRCTVSWIAKDLKESDPWYAWNLGRYRARQALDRIGRDAIGGPKDCRKADQFDLPKIRR, encoded by the coding sequence GTGTCCGAGCCGCCGTCGGCGCCAGATAGTCCCCGGACCGCTGCGGCGGCCGGGCCGGGAAGCGGTACACCCGCCGACTTCCCGCCGCACCTGCTCGTCATGCCCGCAGTCGAGGGCGCACCGCCCGCCGTGGCGTGGCCCGGCCCGGAGGGGGAGCCCGCCTGGGCCATCCCGGTCAGCGTCCCGCCCGGCACCCGCGGATATGCGATCTTCATCCCGCTGGTGCCGGTCGCCGGGGACACGCCGTCGGCCGTCCCGATGATCCCCGCACAGCCGACCCTCGGCACCCGGGCGACGACCGTCGGCACCACCGGCACCGGGGCGGAGGCCTCCGCAGGCAGCGTCGATGCCGGACCGGGTGTTCCCGTCGGCACCGCCGACGCCGGGGCGGCGTCCGGCGACGCCGAGTCCGGCACGGCCACCGCGCCGGTGGTCCCCGCCGCCACCGGGTCCGCCGCAGCCGATCTCTCGCCGGCCGGGTCGACGGTCGATCCCACCGGAGCCACGACGGCCACTCCGTCGGAGGCGCCCGCGCCGACGGGTGGCACCCCCACGCCCACCCTCCCTGGTCCAGTTCTCCCGCCGGCGCAGGAGGTCGCAGCGCGGCAGCAGTCGGGTGTCCCGGGCCCCGCCCCGGCACCGCACCCGGGCCACCCCGCGGCGCCCCCCTACCCCGGCCCGGCGTGGGGTGGCCTCCCGCCCCAGTACCCGCAGCAGTGGGCACCGCGTCCACCGAAGCCCCGGACGTCGTTCCTCGGCGCGAAGTGGCCGGGTCCGAAACCGGCCACCGGACGGGCCACCCCCGCCGCGGTCCTCGCCGGGGCGCTGGGGATCGCGTTCTTCGTACCGCTGAGCCGGACCGGCATCGGCTGGTTCCTCGGCTGGCTCGTGCTGACCGCCGGCGTGCTCGTCGCGGTCCGCCGGCACACCGCCGACCTGCCCCGGGGCGAACGCCTGGTCCGCGGCGGCTGGGCGGTGGCGGCGCTGGCGCTGCTGGCCGTGCTGGCCTTCCGCAACGCCTGGTGGCTGGTCACGTTCTGCGTCCTCGGTGCGCTCGGCTGCACGGCCCTCGCCATCGTGGGCGGCCGACTCGTCCGGTCGATCCTGTTCAGCCTGGTGGCGACCCCGTTCGCCGCGTTCCGGGGGCTGCCCTGGGTACGCCGGCACCTGCGCGCCCCGGCCAACGCCGGCATGGTCGGGAGGGTGGCCGGGTCGGTGGTCGCCACCGTGCTGGTGCTGCTGGTCTTCGGCGCCCTGCTCTCCTCGGCCGACGCCGCCTTCTCGCAGGTGCTCGGCGCCATCGTGCCCGAGATCAGCGCCGGCGCGGTGTTCCGCGGCGTCTTCCTGGCGGCGGTGGGCGGACTGATCGCCGTGGCCGCCGTCTACACCCTGGCCGCGCCGCCCGAGCTGTCCGACGTCGACCGGCCGACCCGGCGCAGCCTGGGGCTGGTGGAGTGGGCCCCGCCCATCACCGCGCTGACCGCGCTCTTCGCCGGTTTCGTGGCGGTGCAGTTCACCGTGCTCTTCGGTGGGCAGCGGCACGTGCTGAAGACGGCCGGCCTCAGCTACGCCGAGTACGCGCGTAGCGGCTTCTGGCAGCTGCTCTTCGTCACCCTGCTGACCCTGGCCGTGCTGGGTGGGGTGAGCCGCTGGGCCCGGCGGGAACGCCCGGTCGAACGGAACCTGCTGCGCGTCCTGCTCGGCCTGCTCAGCGTGCTGAGCGTGGTGATCGTGGTTTCCGCGCTGGCCCGGATGTACACGTACCAGAAGGTCTACAGCTTCACCGGCGAGCGGATCTTCGTGATGGCGTTCGAGCTGCTGCTCGGCGCGGTGTTCCTGATGGTCCTGGCGGCCGGGATCCGGTGGCGGGGGCGGTGGATCCCCGGCACGACCGTGGGGCTGGCCGTGGTGATGCTGCTCAGCCTGGCCGTGCTCAACCCGGAGGACTACGCGGCGCGCCGCAACATCGTCCGGTACGAGCAGGCCGGCAAGATCGACGCCTGGTACCTGCGGGCGCTCTCCGCCGACGCCACGCCCGCCCTGACGAAGCTGCCCGACCCGGTCCGCCGCTGCACGGTGAGCTGGATCGCGAAGGACCTCAAGGAGTCCGACCCCTGGTACGCCTGGAACCTGGGCCGGTACCGGGCCCGGCAGGCCCTGGACCGGATCGGCAGGGACGCGATCGGCGGACCGAAGGACTGCCGCAAGGCCGACCAGTTCGACCTGCCCAAGATCCGGAGATGA
- a CDS encoding SpoIIE family protein phosphatase: MPGRIGRISTEGPGALLPADVLRRALAEVVVLVLLDEAGEQLDLVWQAGMVPEVAETWSRFPLGAPVAIARSARTGELVEAGSFRERLIRFPATASVPTADVEGLVTAPLWQHDPGREPVVIGAISIGYRQGLPPRATETAVELATYAAERVRAAGLRHGSRRPTPDDPVPLPTASAVAQLARGAGAQGIDQALLDTVLLHLPVGVSVLDRDLRFTLVNPRAAEINGRTPEEHIGCHLREVLPDLPESFAAQLRGVVRSGQPLLNLDIVGPTPGRPGQRRWRGNYYPVLGASPTGPVGVAAIFEEVTDEETLGVEQLTAERAGTLTVLDTLVENAPVGVALLDTELRYLKINPTLAEWNGRTAADHLGRRLPDLLPALAPQVEPAMREVAETGVVRDVEIVMGARTWLSSFFGVPGAGGRTAAVAVFVTEVTRRRQEERRARQVQAFTEALSQAVSVAEVACVVGTAGALAAGANVASVALLDDRGRRLRFAPTGQEPPEQWHVLPSDADHPIAVAYRSDRSAFYPDLGAMLHRYPQLAEAQARTAHSAWAMMPMRGRGTAAGMLTFAYRTEQAFDADQQNLLETLAGLAGQALARAQLYEREHTTALRLQRSLLPSRLPEVPGVELAAVYVTGDAAEVGGDFYDVFAVDGSAGREWVLVVGDVAGRGVDAASVTGLARHTLRITAATAEPAAALRRLHTRLWEDADVDRFLTVACGRLRLHDDGAELDLASGGHPAALVRRADGSVEVVSVPGMLIGAFSTVRLEQRTVPLAAGDTVLLYTDGVIEARGPAGLFGQERLAELVRGAPHDDPERLVAYVRAGVDAFQHGPAADDMAILALRIGRRSAPATVDGA, from the coding sequence GTGCCAGGTCGGATCGGGCGGATCTCCACGGAGGGTCCGGGTGCGTTGCTCCCCGCCGATGTGCTGCGGCGGGCGCTGGCCGAAGTGGTGGTGCTGGTCCTCCTCGACGAGGCCGGCGAGCAGCTCGACCTGGTCTGGCAGGCCGGCATGGTACCCGAGGTGGCGGAGACCTGGTCCCGGTTCCCGTTGGGCGCGCCGGTGGCGATCGCCCGGTCGGCGCGGACCGGTGAGCTGGTCGAGGCCGGCTCCTTCCGCGAGCGGCTGATCCGTTTCCCGGCGACCGCCAGCGTCCCGACCGCCGACGTCGAAGGGCTGGTCACCGCTCCGCTCTGGCAGCACGACCCCGGTCGCGAGCCGGTGGTGATCGGCGCGATCAGCATCGGGTACCGGCAGGGTCTGCCCCCGCGTGCCACCGAGACCGCGGTCGAGTTGGCCACGTACGCCGCCGAGCGGGTCCGGGCGGCCGGCCTGCGTCACGGGTCCCGCCGGCCCACCCCCGACGACCCCGTGCCGCTGCCCACCGCGTCGGCCGTCGCGCAACTGGCGCGGGGGGCGGGTGCCCAGGGCATCGATCAGGCACTGCTGGACACCGTGCTGCTGCACCTGCCGGTCGGGGTCAGCGTGCTGGACCGGGACCTGCGTTTCACCCTGGTCAACCCGCGGGCCGCGGAGATCAACGGCCGCACCCCGGAGGAGCACATCGGTTGCCACCTCCGGGAGGTGCTGCCCGACCTGCCGGAGTCGTTCGCCGCTCAACTGCGCGGGGTGGTGCGAAGCGGCCAGCCGCTGCTGAACCTCGACATCGTCGGTCCGACTCCCGGGCGGCCCGGGCAGCGGCGCTGGCGGGGCAACTACTACCCGGTCCTCGGCGCGTCGCCCACCGGCCCGGTCGGCGTCGCCGCGATCTTCGAGGAGGTCACCGACGAGGAGACCCTCGGTGTCGAGCAGTTGACCGCGGAGCGGGCCGGCACGCTGACCGTGCTGGACACCCTGGTGGAGAACGCCCCGGTCGGGGTCGCCCTGCTCGACACCGAGCTGCGCTACCTGAAGATCAACCCGACCCTCGCCGAGTGGAACGGTCGGACCGCCGCCGACCATCTCGGCCGCCGCCTGCCCGACCTCCTGCCCGCGCTGGCGCCCCAGGTGGAGCCGGCGATGCGCGAGGTCGCCGAGACCGGCGTGGTCCGCGACGTGGAGATCGTCATGGGGGCGCGGACCTGGCTGAGCAGCTTCTTCGGCGTACCCGGCGCGGGGGGCCGGACCGCTGCCGTGGCGGTCTTCGTGACCGAGGTGACCCGGCGGCGGCAGGAGGAACGGCGGGCACGTCAGGTGCAGGCGTTCACCGAAGCGCTGTCCCAGGCGGTGTCCGTCGCCGAGGTGGCCTGTGTCGTCGGTACCGCGGGTGCCCTCGCCGCCGGGGCCAACGTGGCATCCGTGGCCCTGCTCGACGACCGGGGCCGGCGGCTCCGCTTCGCGCCCACCGGGCAGGAGCCCCCGGAGCAGTGGCACGTCCTGCCCAGCGACGCCGACCATCCGATCGCGGTGGCGTACCGCTCGGACAGGTCCGCCTTCTATCCGGACCTGGGCGCGATGCTCCACCGCTATCCGCAGCTCGCCGAGGCGCAGGCCCGCACGGCTCATTCGGCCTGGGCGATGATGCCGATGCGCGGCCGGGGGACGGCTGCCGGCATGCTCACCTTCGCGTACCGGACGGAGCAGGCGTTCGACGCCGACCAGCAGAACCTGCTGGAGACGCTGGCCGGTCTGGCCGGGCAGGCGCTCGCCCGCGCCCAACTGTACGAACGCGAACACACCACCGCCCTGCGCCTGCAACGCAGCCTGCTGCCGTCCCGGCTGCCGGAGGTGCCCGGCGTGGAGCTGGCGGCCGTCTACGTCACCGGTGACGCGGCCGAGGTCGGCGGCGACTTCTACGACGTCTTCGCGGTCGACGGCTCCGCCGGCCGCGAATGGGTGCTGGTGGTCGGCGACGTGGCCGGCCGGGGCGTGGACGCCGCCTCGGTGACCGGCCTCGCACGGCACACCCTGCGGATCACCGCCGCGACGGCCGAGCCGGCTGCCGCGCTGCGGCGGCTGCACACCCGACTGTGGGAGGACGCCGACGTCGACCGGTTCCTCACCGTGGCCTGCGGGCGGTTGCGGCTGCACGACGACGGAGCGGAGCTGGACCTCGCCTCCGGGGGCCACCCGGCCGCGCTGGTGCGCCGGGCCGACGGCAGCGTCGAGGTGGTCAGCGTGCCGGGGATGCTCATCGGAGCCTTCTCCACGGTGCGACTCGAGCAGCGGACGGTGCCACTGGCGGCGGGGGACACCGTGCTGCTCTACACCGACGGCGTCATCGAGGCGCGCGGGCCGGCGGGGCTCTTCGGCCAGGAACGCCTGGCGGAGCTGGTGCGTGGCGCGCCGCACGACGACCCGGAGCGGTTGGTCGCGTACGTCCGCGCCGGGGTCGACGCGTTCCAGCACGGCCCGGCCGCCGACGACATGGCGATCCTCGCCCTCCGCATCGGCCGGCGGTCAGCGCCAGCCACGGTGGACGGGGCCTGA
- a CDS encoding maleylpyruvate isomerase family mycothiol-dependent enzyme encodes MNRDQLRDAVAAERREQVELLDELRPEQWDAPTLCDGWRVREVVAHTTVPFRTSLGRTMIDLARARGSINRMADRVARRDAARLSAERLLASLRENLTHPWTPLGGGPHGALSHHVIHGLDITVGLGLDRRVPPDRVAVVLDGMSPKKVSFFGVDLTGTRLEATDLDWQHGEGVPVRGLAQDLLLVLCGRRLPPGRLSGEPAARFSRQSGTTKGARHF; translated from the coding sequence ATGAACCGGGACCAGCTGCGGGACGCGGTGGCGGCGGAGCGCCGGGAACAGGTGGAGCTGCTCGACGAGCTACGCCCCGAGCAGTGGGACGCGCCCACGTTGTGCGACGGCTGGCGGGTCCGGGAGGTGGTCGCGCACACCACCGTGCCGTTCCGCACCTCGCTCGGCCGTACGATGATCGACCTGGCGCGGGCGCGCGGCAGCATCAACCGGATGGCGGACCGGGTCGCGCGGCGCGACGCCGCGCGGCTGTCGGCGGAGCGGCTGCTCGCCTCGCTGCGGGAGAACCTCACCCACCCGTGGACACCGCTCGGCGGCGGCCCGCACGGGGCGCTGTCGCACCACGTGATCCACGGCCTCGACATCACGGTGGGTCTGGGGCTGGACCGCCGGGTCCCACCGGACCGGGTCGCCGTGGTGCTGGACGGGATGAGCCCGAAGAAGGTCTCGTTCTTCGGGGTGGACCTCACGGGTACGCGGCTGGAGGCGACCGACCTCGACTGGCAGCACGGTGAGGGCGTGCCGGTCCGGGGCCTCGCCCAGGACCTGCTGCTCGTGCTCTGCGGCCGCCGCCTGCCACCCGGACGACTCTCCGGCGAACCGGCGGCCCGCTTCTCGCGCCAGTCCGGTACGACGAAGGGCGCCCGTCATTTCTGA
- a CDS encoding YqgE/AlgH family protein translates to MSDMQEGQAIGGRAMESMTGRLLVATPALKDPNFDRTVVLLVAHEPGGALGVVLNRATEVPVADVLGDWSDLARHPAVLFEGGPVQPDSAICLARMRHPIKPLKGFHRVSGAVGTIDLSVDPERLRDAIGGIRVFAGYSGWGAGQLEREIEEGSWFVLDALPGDAFVDRPDDLWPMVLRRQGGMMAAVAHFPPDVALN, encoded by the coding sequence ATGTCCGACATGCAGGAGGGACAGGCGATCGGTGGTCGGGCCATGGAGTCGATGACCGGACGACTGCTGGTCGCGACTCCGGCGCTCAAGGACCCCAACTTCGACCGTACGGTCGTCCTGCTGGTCGCCCATGAGCCCGGCGGCGCGCTCGGCGTGGTGCTGAACCGCGCCACCGAGGTGCCGGTGGCCGACGTGCTGGGGGACTGGAGCGACCTGGCCCGCCACCCCGCGGTGCTCTTCGAGGGCGGCCCGGTGCAGCCCGACTCGGCCATCTGCCTGGCCCGGATGCGGCACCCGATCAAGCCGTTGAAGGGCTTTCACCGGGTCTCCGGCGCGGTCGGCACGATCGACCTCTCGGTCGACCCGGAGCGGCTGCGCGACGCCATCGGCGGGATCCGGGTCTTCGCCGGCTACTCCGGCTGGGGCGCGGGGCAGTTGGAGCGGGAGATCGAGGAGGGCTCCTGGTTCGTCCTGGACGCGCTCCCCGGCGACGCCTTCGTCGACCGGCCGGACGACCTGTGGCCGATGGTGCTGCGCCGACAGGGCGGCATGATGGCCGCCGTCGCCCACTTCCCGCCGGATGTGGCCCTCAACTGA